The sequence TGCTCGTGCCGACCGTGCTCACGGCGATTCTCCTACGGCCGGGAGTCCCCTATGCCGTGTTGCTCGCGCTCGCCGCGCTGGCCGGCGCCGGTGGCGGAACGTTCGCCTCGTCCATGGCCAACATCAACGCCTTCTTCCCGAAGCGCCAGAAGGGCCGCGCCCTGGGCCTGAACGCCGGCGGCGGCAACGTCGGGGTGGCGGCCGTGCAGCTCGTCGGTCTGCTGATATTCACCACGACCGGGGCGCACCGCCCGCGGCTCATCCTCGCCGTCTACATTCCCCTGGTCGTCCTCGCGGCGCTGGGCGCGTATCTGGGCATGGACGGTCTCCCGATCGCGCGCACCACCCGGCAGGCGACGCGGGAGGTCATCCGCAATCTCCACACGTGGATCCTGTCCGCGTTGTACGTCGGCACGTTCGGCTCGTTCATCGGCTTCAGCTTCGCGTTTGGCCAGGTTCTGCAGCTGCGATTCGCCGCGCGGTTCCCCAGCCCCGCCGACGCCATGTACCTGACCTTCCTCGGCCCACTGCTCGGCTCGCTGGCCCGCCCGGTCGGTGGCGTCATCGCCGACCGGTTCGGCGGATCCAGGGTCACCGTCGCCGCCTTCGTGACGATGACGGCCGCGGCCGTCCTCGTGCTGGTGGCCTCGTGGCGCACCTCGCTCGCGTTGTTCATGGTCGGCTTCGTCGCCCTGTTCGTCGTCAGCGGGATCGGCAACGGGTCGACCTTCGCCCTGATCCCCGAGGTCGGCAGGGCGCAGGCGGCCAGGGCGGGCGACGCGGACCAGGACGGGCGCGCCCGGTACCTGACCAGTGGGATCATCAGTGCCGCCGGCGCGGCCGGCGCGGCGGGCGGCGCGCTGGTGACCATCGCCTTCCGCGAGAGCTTCCTGCTCGGGGGTGACGGCACCCTCGCCTACGTCGCCTTCATCGCGTACTACCTGATCTGCCTGGTGCTGCTCTGGTGCTGCTACGGCCATCCGCGTGCCGTGCACCCTGGCGGGCCACCGGCATCGCATCGGCGCCAGCGTGGGGCTGGTCCTCGTCAGCCGGGACCGCGGCCCGGATGCGGCCGAATATTACACAGAGTTTCCGGAACCGGGATCGATGCTCACAGTGAGTACACCAGCTCGCAGAGTCGTTACCAGAACGATCGGGGACCTTTATCGGTAAGAAACACGAGGTTCCCAACCTGACCTGAGAAGAAATTCTCAGGTTGGGAGGTCGGGTGAAGCTAGGGGCAACGCGTCGCCGCCGGATGGCCGGCGCGCTACTGGGCGCGATCGGCATGATCGGTGTGATCGCGGGTTGCGGGAGCTCGTCCGGATCGGCGACCTCGTCGAGCGCCGGTTCGGGCACGGTCAAGGTCAACATCTTCGAGGTCGCGCAAGCCGACGTCGTCACCACCCTGGAGACGGCGTTCAAGAAGGAGCTCACGGCCAAGCTGGCCGGACGGACGGTCAGCTACAGCGTCAGCAACGCGAACGGCGATCCGTCCCTGATCCAGAGCATCGCCCGCAACCTTTCCCGGTCCAATTCCTCGCTGATCGCGGTGATCGGCACTCCGGCCGTCATCGCCATGGCGCAGCAGGACAAGACGCATCCGATCATCGCGCTGGCGATGGGGGATCCGGTCGGCGGCAAGGTGGCCGACAGCCTGGACCACCCCGGCCGCAATGTCACGGGCACTATCGACTTCGTCGACCCGGCCAAG is a genomic window of Pseudofrankia inefficax containing:
- a CDS encoding MFS transporter translates to MKTVLEDRSVATRPVRAHRARRGWILDWRPEDTEFWADRGSRIAHRNLAFSILAEHVGLSVWSLWSVLVLFLGPEYHVDAPGRFLLTTAPILTGAALRLPYMFGVARFGGRAWTTFCATTLLVPTVLTAILLRPGVPYAVLLALAALAGAGGGTFASSMANINAFFPKRQKGRALGLNAGGGNVGVAAVQLVGLLIFTTTGAHRPRLILAVYIPLVVLAALGAYLGMDGLPIARTTRQATREVIRNLHTWILSALYVGTFGSFIGFSFAFGQVLQLRFAARFPSPADAMYLTFLGPLLGSLARPVGGVIADRFGGSRVTVAAFVTMTAAAVLVLVASWRTSLALFMVGFVALFVVSGIGNGSTFALIPEVGRAQAARAGDADQDGRARYLTSGIISAAGAAGAAGGALVTIAFRESFLLGGDGTLAYVAFIAYYLICLVLLWCCYGHPRAVHPGGPPASHRRQRGAGPRQPGPRPGCGRILHRVSGTGIDAHSEYTSSQSRYQNDRGPLSVRNTRFPT